Proteins encoded within one genomic window of Besnoitia besnoiti strain Bb-Ger1 chromosome II, whole genome shotgun sequence:
- a CDS encoding hypothetical protein (encoded by transcript BESB_033990): protein MRSAVCYGQGNPVASAPVPSVDSSCDVAKKKEEINLTIGRGQSSVTFDCGAEGNATLSPESTLKQYYETEDCTRAQQLNVLFSGADLTTTGEGGKQYLLTIPEEKRPGKQLFFKCTIPKRVISRQIQSLPEEKKVPSPAEEEKCIVKVTVQPAPESSIETPPTQDPPANDGHSNTCDPMESQDIHVVLRTAEESTTFCCGASAQLYPSVEPTEVFVNSACTQQKLLTQACPGAVLTKSKGQGAASYTLTVNSKPASDQELYFRCIAEETNKPNGLRSSMDAGTNNVCKIRVTVQAEKKSEDQQESSAASVGVGPFLFVAQVTLGLLSV, encoded by the coding sequence ATGAGGTCCGCTGTTTGCTATGGGCAGGGGAATCCTGTCGCATCGGCGCCTGTGCCATCTGTTGATAGCTCCTGTGACGTCGCAAAAAAGAAGGAGGAAATCAATTTGACGATCGGGCGCGGACAAAGCTCAGTGACATTTGACTGTGGCGCCGAAGGAAATGCAACGCTTTCCCCAGAGTCTACGCTCAAGCAGTACTATGAAACAGAGGACTGCACAAGAGCACAGCAGCTGAACGTTCTATTTTCGGGAGCCGACCTGACGACTACGGGTgaaggaggaaagcagtACCTGCTCACTATCCCGGAGGAAAAGCGCCCAGGAAAACAATTGTTCTTCAAGTGTACTATCCCAAAGAGAGTGATTTCTAGACAGATTCAGTCACTgccagaagaaaaaaaggtgCCAAGCCCCGCCGAGGAAGAGAAATGCATAGTTAAAGTTACAGTTCAACCGGCGCCTGAGAGTTCCATCGAGACCCCCCCGACCCAGGATCCACCTGCAAATGACGGGCACAGTAACACCTGTGATCCGATGGAAAGTCAGGATATCCATGTGGTTCTGCGGACAGCAGAGGAAAGCACCAcgttctgctgcggcgcctccgcacaACTCTACCCCTCTGTCGAGCCCACGGAAGTCTTCGTGAACTCCGCATGCACGCAACAAAAGCTTCTTACGCAGGCTTGCCCTGGAGCAGTACTCACCAAATCAAAGGGGCAGGGAGCAGCATCTTATACGCTGACTGTAAATTCCAAGCCCGCAAGCGATCAGGAACTGTATTTCAGGTGCATCGCAGAGGAAACGAATAAACCAAAtggcctccgcagctctATGGATGCTGGCACGAACAATGTTTGCAAAATCAGAGTTACGGTTCAGGCTGAGAAGAAGTCCGAGGATCAGCAGgagtcctccgccgcctccgtcggtGTGGGACCTTTTCTGTTCGTGGCACAGGTGACACTGGGTCTCCTGAGCGTGTGA
- a CDS encoding hypothetical protein (encoded by transcript BESB_034000), translated as MARFQAAALFTVSSLALVLFGLLVSAAPGPPSPSLAANEEIQICERKLSSGGLQLTLKNGVQRIAFKCSDSVATLKPSTTQVYTKNDGSGTLLLNEACHGAALVDSKGDEPKTYTLEVPLAGRKEQVLYWNCQVPVSPASVAKEQLQQQQQQQEESSMKDCTVQIMVKQSEPGNAESVQKPDTSLPPPGVPGGAPTSEKVYQCEPKPEGAVVPVLLPSTEQTVFFNCGPTDTRLTPDPQYKQFYEDEQCTDPELLSKVCPGTTLVPKEGETNPTTYKLTVPVRGRHKRIMYFKCTARGVILQLRSTGKMPDQNPSSCTLQITVDGPVDPDNDDDDLSPHDSDDDQDDQMDDLFETCEIDDDENKMEHITLPSKRKRVSFSCGTAGAPTLTPEASENKFCVDPSCSEQKLLSSLFPGATFVATPSSGTTIYSLSFKSKLRADHELYYVCTATKAVQDRDDAGAVEGTQKKKKCTIKLTIKGQNPLLSASAQKVTPPYFVCTFIVALIHMFS; from the coding sequence ATGGCTAGATTTCAAGCAGCCGCACTTTTCAcggtctcttctctcgcacTGGTACTGTTCGGCCTGCTTGTGTCGGCAGCGCCGGGCCCACCATCACCGAGTTTGGCGGCCAATGAGGAGATACAGATATGCGAGAGGAAACTGAGTTCCGGCGGTCTCCAGTTGACACTCAAGAACGGGGTTCAAAGGATTGCTTTCAAATGCAGCGACTCGGTGGCAACGCTGAAGCCGTCCACAACGCAGGTGTATACTAAAAACGATGGCTCGGGGACACTCCTCTTGAACGAAGCGTGTCATGGCGCTGCGCTCGTGGACTCAAAGGGTGACGAACCGAAGACGTACACGCTGGAGGTACCTCTCGCAGGGCGTAAGGAACAAGTTCTCTACTGGAACTGTCAAGTACCGGTGTCACCCGCGAGTGTGGCAAAGGAGCAGCTTCAacaacagcagcagcaacaaGAGGAGTCTTCTATGAAGGACTGCACAGTACAAATTATGGTCAAACAATCGGAGCCTGGCAATGCAGAGTCTGTGCAGAAACCCGACACTTCACTTCCGCCCCCTGGTGTACCTGGCGGTGCACCAACATCCGAGAAAGTGTACCAGTGCGAGCCGAAACCAGAGGGGGCTGTGGTGCCTGTACTTCTCCCGAGCACTGAGCAGACCGTTTTCTTCAACTGTGGACCTACCGACACCCGGTTGACACCAGATCCGCAATACAAACAGTTCTACGAAGACGAGCAGTGTACCGATCCGGAGTTATTGTCCAAGGTCTGTCCGGGAACCACTCTCGTTCCCAAGGAGGGAGAAACCAACCCTACAACGTACAAGCTCACGGTCCCAGTCAGGGGCCGTCATAAAAGAATCATGTATTTCAAATGTACTGCTCGCGGCGTTATCCTGCAACTCAGGTCAACGGGAAAAATGCCAGACCAGAACCCCTCATCATGCACTCTGCAAATCACTGTCGACGGCCCTGTGGATCCTGACAATGATGACGACGATCTGTCGCCTCACGACTCTGACGACGACCAAGATGACCAAATGGACGACCTATTTGAGACTTGTGAGATCGATGACGATGAAAATAAAATGGAACATATAACTCTGCCCTCCAAACGGAAGCGCGTCAGCTTCTCATGTGGTACAGCAGGTGCGCCGACTCTGACGCCAGAGGCATCCGAGAACAAGTTCTGTGTGGATCCAAGCTGCAGTGAGCAGAAGCTTTTGTCGAGCTTGTTTCCCGGCGCCACGTTTGTTGCCACTCCTTCCTCGGGAACAACTATCTACAGCCTTTCCTTCAAATCGAAGCTGCGTGCGGATCACGAGTTGTACTACGTGTGCACTGCCACGAAAGCCGTGCAAGATCGCGACGATGCCGGTGCTGTCGAGGgaacacagaaaaaaaagaagtgCACTATCAAACTCACCATCAAGGGGCAGAACCCGTTGTTGTCTGCCAGCGCGCAGAAGGTGACCCCACCGTATTTTGTTTGTACATTCATTGTTGCGCTGATTCACATGTTTTCGTAA
- a CDS encoding hypothetical protein (encoded by transcript BESB_034010): MALSLAARVTMFFAVPFLLLLPSPSSEAGQLSTDEAIVRAADVCTDEKNREQGLQLTLEPGAPGIAFKCSTGAAELKPSMTEVYTDGNSPQTKPLNNVCHDAVLTVSAGNDAKAYILKVPEGERKGQVLHWTCHVPDANLNAKELSASPEVSVMKECKVRITVKAPDTLNTEPHQQPGSAPQQPGTTGDPQSAETVHHCMPEAGGRVVPVTLLRTESTVLFSCASPEQTTLSPEPSLNQFYEASDCTDPEPLEKVCRGATLCVAQENNPTTYRLTVPKQGRHKKTLYYRCTAPSAAVSRIRAAGPAQSQKPKSCTLKITVDAADSPNTDDEQNDGLSDDIVQTCEIDDDENKRIDLTLPQNVKRLAFSCGSSGAPALKPDASDNAFCMDPGCTAEKPLSNLFEGARLFPSTLTDSTVYTLSVSSRPPTDHDIYYICTATTMVQGHNRTSSTDVTNKRKCTVRITVKGNENPVLSDGALKAAASSVLVTVIGGVVYMWI, encoded by the coding sequence ATGGCTCTCAGCCTCGCAGCTAGAGTCACCATGTTTTTTGCCGTGCCatttctgctgcttctgccgTCACCGTCTTCAGAGGCAGGCCAGCTGTCTACGGACGAAGCGATAGTTAGGGCGGCAGATGTCTGTACCGACGAGAAAAATCGCGAACAAGGGCTCCAGTTGACACTCGAGCCCGGCGCACCCGGCATCGCATTCAAATGCAGcacgggcgccgcagaatTAAAGCCATCCATGACAGAGGTGTACACTGACGGCAACAGCCCACAAACCAAGCCCCTGAACAACGTGTGTCACGACGCTGTATTAACTGTTTCCGCGGGAAACGACGCAAAAGCCTACATCCTAAAAGTCCCTGAAGGTGAAAGGAAGGGACAGGTCCTGCACTGGACATGTCACGTACCTGATGCAAACCTTAATGCCAAAGAGCTCTCTGCATCACCTGAAGTCTCGGTTATGAAGGAGTGCAAGGTTCGAATTACAGTCAAAGCCCCCGACACCCTGAACACCGAACCTCATCAGCAGCCCGGCAGCGCACCTCAACAGCCAGGAACCACTGGCGACCCGCAATCTGCTGAAACAGTTCACCATTGCATGCCTGAGGCAGGCGGAAGAGTGGTTCCCGTGACGCTTCTGCGCACAGAATCCACAGTTTTGTTCAGTTGTGCCTCGCCGGAGCAGACCACATTGAGTCCGGAGCCGTCGCTCAATCAGTTCTACGAAGCAAGCGACTGCACCGATCCGGAGCCTTTGGAAAAAGTGTGCAGGGGGGCCACACTCTGTGTGGCGCAAGAAAACAATCCGACGACGTACAGGCTCACAGTCCCCAAACAGGGTCGTCACAAGAAAACCCTATACTACCGCTGTACTGCTCCGAGCGCGGCCGTCTCGCGCATCCGGGCGGCGGGCCCTGCGCAGTCTCAGAAACCCAAGTCTTGCACGCTCAAGATTACGGTAGATGCGGCAGACTCGCCGAACACTGATGACGAACAAAACGACGGTCTGAGTGACGATATTGTCCAAACCTGCGAGATCGACGACGATGAAAACAAGCGGATCGATTTAACCCTCCCCCAAAATGTCAAACGTCTTGCATTCTCTTGTGGCTCGAGCGGTGCTCCGGCGCTAAAACCAGACGCATCCGACAACGCGTTCTGCATGGATCCCGGCTGCACTGCGGAAAAGCCTTTGTCGAACTTGTTTGAAGGAGCGAGGCTTTTTCCTTCGACATTGACAGATTCCACAGTCTATACGCTTTCCGTCAGCTCAAGACCGCCCACAGACCATGATATTTACTACATCTGCACTGCAACAACGATGGTGCAAGGTCATAATAGGACCAGCTCTACCGACGTGACAAACAAAAGGAAGTGCACCGTCAGAATCACTGTCAAAGGCAACGAGAATCCCGTTTTATCGGATGGTGCTCTGAAGGCGGCCGCATCCTCTGTTCTTGTGACGGTCATTGGCGGGGTCGTATACATGTGGATCTAG
- a CDS encoding hypothetical protein (encoded by transcript BESB_034020) has translation MALNCVRVSAYGIVLAALLPLVLFGRAAAHDLEAAGDDTVQSPEVTKCDPTVEGNHKKLIMGPGVTTLHFNCGEDARAALSPEHAKKNHFYDTSNCAEPAKPLTEVAPKASLKAPDNSKEAYTLSIPSEGRSAKTLFYKCSLTQDALPDGSVLKSGNSLQGKVQTCTLEIDVQDEQRPPAGNIQNPRPEVPENEHVGELGQVPEAEQVEVCNPENAAENAGLNLTVEPHNTTVTFSCGSKATAELLPKIWSHNVYTDEKCTEARPLSEVCKGATLQIRDGEVTNTYSVAFASKPDKEQVLYYACTMLPEQEVADTGFQQRKRCVVKITVKPAESLPAPAPEAWPATSSTFFCGTLLCVLYTWVSAL, from the coding sequence ATGGCGCTAAACTGCGTTCGTGTGAGCGCTTATGGGATTGTTCTTGCTGCTTTACTGCCTCTGGTTTTATTTGGGCGTGCAGCAGCCCACGACCTGGAAGCCGCAGGTGACGACACGGTACAGTCACCCGAGGTAACAAAATGCGATCCAACCGTCGAGGGGAACCATAAGAAACTGATTATGGGACCTGGTGTGACGACCCTGCATTTCAACTGCGGTGAAGACGCAAGAGCAGCTCTTTCCCCAGAGCATGCAAAGAAAAACCATTTCTATGATACGAGCAACTGCGCCGAGCCTGCCAAGCCTCTTACCGAGGTGGCTCCCAAGGCGAGCCTAAAAGCACCCGACAACAGCAAAGAGGCGTACACCCTCAGTATCCCGTCTGAAGGACGCAGCGCCAAGACGCTGTTCTACAAATGCTCCCTGACTCAAGATGCCCTGCCTGACGGTTCGGTCCTCAAATCTGGCAACAGCCTTCAAGGGAAGGTACAGACATGCACGCTCGAAATTGATGTACAAGAcgagcagcggccgcctgcaggaAACATTCAGAATCCAAGACCGGAAGTGCCTGAGAACGAGCACGTCGGAGAATTAGGACAAGTCCCAGAAGCAGAGCAGGTTGAAGTGTGTAACCCCGAAAATGCAGCAGAAAATGCAGGGCTCAACCTAACTGTGGAACCACATAACACCACTGTGACATTCAGTTGCGGCAGCAAGGCAACGGCGGAGCTCTTGCCAAAGATTTGGTCACATAACGTCTACACTGACGAAAAATGCACAGAGGCGAGACCGCTGAGTGAAGTTTGCAAGGGTGCCACACTGCAGATACGAGACGGCGAAGTGACAAACACCTACTCtgtcgctttcgcctcgaAACCGGACAAGGAGCAGGTCCTGTATTATGCCTGCACGATGTTGCCAGAACAAGAGGTCGCCGATACAGGGTTccagcagagaaagagatgCGTGGTGAAAATAACTGTTAAACCCGCAGAGAGTCTTCCTGCTCCTGCACCGGAGGCCTGGCCGGCAACATCTTCTACGTTTTTCTGTGGCACTCTACTTTGCGTTCTCTACACGTGGGTGTCGGCTCTTTAG
- a CDS encoding hypothetical protein (encoded by transcript BESB_034030) has protein sequence MASWRARSGMRVIGCIVWTALILLDVGSAKALKTQATESSSTGNVKQCEPKPEPNTMETVTMEPQVTEIKFQCGTNGAPVLEPQHTKANSFYETQECSGTMLQLDTVRSGAGLSASSDGGTSPTYTLTIPSDNRTAKKLYYKCSLTDQVRPEVVTFEEEEKKPLVKTKSCVLEINVKTSTSTSPPPEPIFPGNGQTGNSGNDTSVDLVPSCDPEKSDKSYIFLTVEPETPSVTFACGAKNKTKLSPTPGSNSVFIDDSCSEQKLLSGVCSGATLKEHESGESTRYTIEFSSKPEQDRDLYYQCRVRQETRQNQGETELETPNGKTCRVKITVKAKEGSTPSTAYRGSVSSCFMGSALLGFFYA, from the coding sequence ATGGCTTCGTGGCGCGCACGTTCGGGGATGCGGGTGATCGGTTGTATAGTTTGGACTGCGCTGATCCTTCTTGACGTCGGCTCAGCTAAGGCTTTGAAAACTCAAGCCACTGAATCATCCTCTACTGGGAATGTAAAACAGTGCGAACCAAAGCCTGAGCCAAATACTATGGAAACCGTCACAATGGAGCCTCAGGTCACGGAAATCAAGTTTCAATGCGGGACAAACGGTGCTCCAGTTCTCGAGCCCCAGCACACCAAGGCCAACTCCTTTTATGAGACGCAAGAGTGCTCAGGAACAATGTTGCAGCTTGATACGGTCCGCAGTGGCGCGGGCTTATCCGCTTCGAGCGACGGCGGTACTTCTCCAACGTACACGCTCACTATTCCTTCGGACAACCGCACTGCAAAGAAACTGTATTACAAGTGCTCTCTCACCGACCAGGTCCGTCCCGAAGTGGTGACATTtgaggaagaggagaaaaagccTCTAGTAAAGACAAAATCATGTGTGTTAGAGATTAATGTGAAGACGTCCACTTCCACCTCACCCCCGCCAGAGCCGATTTTTCCTGGCAATGGACAGACTGGCAACTCAGGGAACGACACCTCCGTCGATCTTGTCCCGTCCTGCGACCCAGAGAAAAGCGACAAAAGCTATATTTTTCTCACCGTAGAACCGGAAACGCCCAGCGTCACCTTCGCGTGTGGCGCCAAGAACAAGACGAAGCTTTCGCCCACACCCGGCTCGAACAGCGTTTTCATCGACGATTCATGCTCAGAACAGAAGCTGCTGTCCGGAGTGTGCAGTGGAGCTACACTCAAGGAACATGAATCTGGGGAGTCGACTCGATACACGATCGAGTTCTCTTCGAAACCGGAACAAGACCGGGACCTGTACTACCAGTGTCGTGTTCGACAGGAAACTCGCCAAAATCAGGGGGAGACAGAGCTAGAAACCCCAAATGGCAAGACATGCAGGGTTAAAATCACCGTCAAAGCGAAAGAAGGTTCAACACCATCGACGGCGTACCGGGGGTCAGTCTCATCCTGTTTCATGGGCAGCGCCCTGTTGGGATTTTTTTACGCCTAG
- a CDS encoding hypothetical protein (encoded by transcript BESB_034040) — protein sequence MSAHPSRGKAFGLFVVVSAALVLSGAVLLMCTGLRHPEKWRSVAGNICSTAPELGQVALQLTVEPGERDTWFSCGANPPAVLQPSQQGMVFEGTSCQTTRSLSSVSAGAKLHTKVDGGQTWYRLDIPSNERKNQVLCYTCKQAVPHKPKNKEDGTLQIEEPVTGRTCTVRITLKATTNRQLQYKAEEEEGQGEAATSRNQQTGEEAASNDDLNVTVCSHGTVPASVAQGAPLAFQCAAGMLLEPKGGQEAFDGDCNNHAPLTSFVDASLETQSLTTQNDAQTTYKLRVTNSPVTPVSICYKCVYRVDAAEYVSEQCHLKISVIPTAHAGAPARGMTLVSIGLLGLIWLSSM from the coding sequence ATGAGCGCCCACCCCTCTCGAGGGAAGGCCTTCGGGCTCTTCGTCGTGGTTTCAGCTGCTCTTGTTCTATCCGGCGCCGTTTTACTCATGTGCACGGGGCTCCGCCACCCAGAGAAGTGGCGCTCGGTGGCGGGGAACATTTGCAGCACTGCGCCCGAGTTGGGCCAAGTTGCGCTACAGCTCACCGTCGAGCCCGGTGAGCGTGATACGTGGTTCAGCTGTGGCGCGAACCCACCCGCGGTGCTTCAGCCGTCGCAGCAAGGCATGGTGTTCGAAGGCACCTCTTGCCAAACGACGAGAAGCTTGTCAAGTGTTTCCGCTGGAGCGAAACTGCATACAAAAGTTGACGGCGGGCAAACGTGGTACAGGCTCGACATCCCTTCAAACGAAAGAAAGAACCAAGTTCTCTGCTATACTTGTAAACAGGCAGTTCCTCATAAGCCAAAAAACAAAGAAGATGGAACCCTTCAGATCGAGGAGCCTGTCACTGGTCGCACGTGTACAGTGCGCATCACGCTCAAAGCGACCACGAACCGCCAGCTGCAGTAtaaagcggaggaagaggaaggtCAGGGAGAGGCTGCTACCTCGAGGAATCAACAAactggcgaggaggcggcatcGAACGATGACCTGAATGTTACAGTTTGTTCCCATGGGACTGTACCGGCGAGTGTCGCTCAAGGCGCCCCTCTAGCGTTTCAGTGCGCAGCTGGGATGCTTCTGGAACCGAAGGGGGGGCAAGAGGCCTTCGACGGAGACTGTAACAACCACGCCCCCCTCACGAGCTTCGTCGATGCTTCATTGGAGACACAATCACTGACGACACAGAATGACGCGCAGACCACGTACAAGCTCAGAGTGACTAACAGCCCGGTCACCCCTGTGTCCATCTGTTACAAATGCGTCTACCgcgtcgacgccgcagaaTATGTGAGCGAGCAGTGCCACCTCAAAATTTCTGTAATCCCAACAGCGCATGCCGGTGCCCCGGCTAGAGGCATGACGTTAGTATCTATAGGTCTGCTTGGGTTGATCTGGCTCAGTTCTATGTAA